One window of Syngnathus acus chromosome 16, fSynAcu1.2, whole genome shotgun sequence genomic DNA carries:
- the tlr21 gene encoding toll-like receptor 21 — MAALVYRLSCLALVLAVAAAYTFKNCIETRDGARNLGFKCIQRKETNISAIMDDLQGHVINLSIWGNSIPHIPDKAFTRFTDLQLLRLDSNNVSTIDALAFSDLHQLRSLNLSFNNISQLSPSLFASLHNLTFLLLRGNRLKRLPVEIFFAVHKLGTLILQENLLTNFSEIVESVSHLGNLSILMLCHNKFTSLEHNRIAFPKSLTKLYLYQNKLSTLGCQRSFLSGVEILDLSYNSRLTAEDFAGVDLERTNYLKLDTTAVDVIKLLNISNIQAGHVDFTGTGVKNSSLLLELCEVLRRKMKYLNDLRLGNNNIRDLANDTLSRCPTIRMSLDLSRNQITSRSLQESNSTCLRFLGENRSLKTIIMENNKLTRLYSCRNVRPFHKLEELKLRYNRILSVYSYAFHHTPNVVTLNLNINNIAYLAHKALKGLVRLRTLRLDNNLLTDLFCDTFEDLTSLQTLNLRNNRISVIFNKTFSRLNNLATLDLGGNKISQIRPAGLEGLRNLSNLYLDGNHLNQIDMCLHPVFEGMLKVLDLENNFIHFSRLTVISPFVNLSRLEDLKLGNQRLYGLKLLPRKFFHGLGNLTSLYLTNNQISYIAVDAFDELKRLRFLTLNKCCDVNIPLLPGMFKNLRNLSKLTLENAGIQNFSREVFGNLSRVQSLQLNHNGMQSLDVGMLSDLHRLRYLDIRNLPLSCTCLNSQLQNWTVINQRVQVVYVYNLPCQEGQKNFYNFETNVCYIDLGEFLFFSTAVAAALLTVIPLLYVKLYWKMKYGYYVFRSWFGEQWRKFKEEEENCTYDAFVSYNSNDEVWVMEQLLPKLEGTGSSLKLCLHHRDFEPGRDIVDNIVAAVYSSRKTICVVSRNFIQSEWCSLEIQLASYRLFDEHRDVLLLVFLEPVSERQMSSYHRMRKVMLKKTYLQWPSSDCINPEQAQELFWNQLRRAVKAGSKLEMEDGDETRAAPDDLGDSDTQTLIADGNYYTY, encoded by the coding sequence ATGGCGGCTCTTGTCTATCGGCTGTCGTGTCTCGCGCTAGTCTTGGCAGTGGCGGCAGCGTATACCTTCAAGAATTGCATTGAGACGAGGGACGGAGCCAGGAACCTTGGCTTCAAATGCATCCAACGTAAGGAGACCAATATCTCCGCCATCATGGATGACCTGCAGGGACATGTCATCAATCTCAGCATCTGGGGCAACTCCATCCCGCACATTCCCGACAAAGCCTTCACCCGCTTCACGGACCTTCAGCTGCTCCGGTTGGACAGCAACAATGTGAGCACCATTGACGCCTTGGCCTTCAGCGACCTGCACCAACTGAGGTCTCTCAACTTGTCCTTCAATAACATCTCTCAGTTGAGCCCCTCGCTCTTTGCGAGCTTGCACAATCTCACTTTCCTCTTGCTGAGGGGCAATCGACTCAAGCGGCTCCCGGTAGAAATTTTCTTTGCCGTGCACAAGCTTGGCACTTTAATACTGCAGGAGAATCTCCTGACAAACTTCTCAGAGATTGTCGAGTCGGTGTCCCACTTGGGGAATCTGTCGATTCTGATGCTCTGCCACAATAAGTTCACGTCTCTGGAGCACAACCGCATTGCTTTCCCCAAGTCCCTCACCAAGTTGTACCTGtatcaaaacaaattgtcCACGTTGGGATGCCAGCGCTCCTTCCTCTCGGGGGTGGAGATCTTGGATTTGTCCTACAATTCTAGACTGACCGCTGAGGATTTTGCCGGTGTGGACCTGGAACGAACCAACTACCTCAAATTGGACACCACCGCGGTTGACGTAATCAAGCTTTTAAACATCAGTAATATCCAGGCGGGCCACGTGGACTTCACTGGCACAGGTGTGAAGAACAGCTCTCTGCTGCTTGAGCTGTGCGAGGTGCTGAGACGAAAGATGAAATATCTCAATGACCTACGCTTGGGCAACAACAACATACGGGATCTTGCAAATGACACGCTATCCCGTTGCCCCACAATCAGAATGTCTCTGGATCTATCGCGAAATCAAATAACCTCCAGGAGCCTCCAGGAAAGTAACTCAACCTGCCTCCGTTTTCTCGGCGAGAATCGATCTTTAAAAACCATCATCATGGAGAATAACAAGCTAACCAGACTTTACTCGTGCAGGAATGTGAGGCCTTTCCACAAGTTGGAGGAGCTGAAATTACGCTACAACCGAATTCTGAGTGTGTACTCCTACGCCTTCCATCACACGCCAAACGTTGTCACCCTGAATTTAAACATCAACAACATCGCCTATCTGGCTCACAAAGCGCTCAAAGGGCTGGTCAGGCTCAGGACACTGCGTctggacaacaacctcctcaCCGACCTCTTCTGCGACACCTTTGAGGACTTGACTTCACTGCAGACGCTCAACCTGCGCAACAATCGTATCTCTGTCATTTTCAACAAGACCTTCTCCCGGCTTAACAATCTGGCAACGCTGGACCTGGGAGGGAACAAGATCAGCCAGATTCGGCCCGCAGGACTTGAAGGACTTCGAAACTTGTCCAACTTATACTTGGACGGAAACCACCTGAACCAGATCGACATGTGCCTCCATCCCGTGTTTGAGGGCATGCTTAAGGTCCTGGATTTGGAGAacaactttattcacttttCCCGGCTCACCGTCATATCGCCATTTGTGAATCTCAGCAGACTCGAGGATTTGAAGTTGGGCAACCAGCGTCTCTATGGCCTCAAGCTGTTGCCACGCAAGTTTTTCCACGGCCTGGGTAACCTCACTTCTCTTTACCTCACCAACAATCAAATCTCGTACATTGCCGTTGATGCCTTTGATGAGCTCAAGCGCCTGCGTTTCCTCACACTAAACAAGTGCTGCGACGTGAACATTCCGCTACTGCCGGGCATGTTCAAGAACCTTCGCAACTTGAGCAAGTTGACTTTAGAGAACGCGGGCATCCAGAACTTCTCCCGGGAGGTGTTTGGCAATCTCAGCCGGGTGCAGTCGTTGCAGCTCAACCACAACGGGATGCAAAGCCTCGACGTGGGCATGCTGAGCGACCTGCATCGTCTGCGCTACCTGGACATACGCAACCTTCCGCTCAGCTGCACCTGCCTTAATTCACAGCTGCAGAACTGGACAGTGATTAACCAAAGGGTCCAAGTGGTCTACGTCTACAACCTACCGTGCCAGGAGGGCCAGAAGAACTTCTACAACTTTGAGACAAACGTCTGCTACATCGACCTGGGCGAGTTTCTCTTCTTCAGCACGGCGGTCGCCGCGGCTCTGTTGACAGTCATCCCGCTGCTTTACGTTAAACTCTACTGGAAAATGAAGTACGGCTACTACGTCTTTCGATCCTGGTTTGGCGAGCAGTGGCGCAAAttcaaggaggaggaggagaattGCACGTACGACGCATTTGTGTCATACAATTCCAACGACGAAGTGTGGGTCATGGAGCAGCTGCTGCCCAAGCTGGAAGGCACCGGCTCGTCTCTGAAACTTTGCCTGCATCACCGCGACTTTGAGCCCGGCCGGGACATTGTGGACAACATCGTGGCGGCTGTGTACAGTAGCCGCAAGACCATCTGCGTGGTGAGTCGCAATTTCATCCAGAGCGAGTGGTGCTCCCTGGAGATCCAGCTGGCCAGCTACCGGCTCTTTGACGAACACCGCGACGTGCTCCTGCTTGTCTTCCTGGAGCCCGTCTCAGAACGCCAAATGTCCTCTTACCACCGCATGCGGAAGGTCATGCTCAAAAAGACGTATCTGCAGTGGCCTTCCTCGGACTGCATCAACCCCGAGCAGGCCCAGGAGCTCTTCTGGAATCAGTTGCGTCGTGCAGTAAAGGCTGGGAGCAAACTGGAGATGGAGGACGGTGACGAAACTCGGGCGGCTCCGGACGATTTGGGAGATTCTGACACTCAGACTCTCATAGCGGATGGAAACTATTACACTTATTAA
- the LOC119135577 gene encoding uncharacterized protein LOC119135577 — MATWISGTHTAAAGTAVAGMAAGGTAHRPRRRRSVKRWLPCKKPVSSRRPASPAAVGLFNRKVKSIDIEQLLLGKREARVKEAKATSSHVMTAASGPDEEAGATEEGCDNNSPASDVTPDQREQQHPAKNDLRQGLPSSAECTPQRKNPPDPRPPPSPIRCRPVVVETKADTHAQREDTGCKSVAVVARHLCEALRLPLMRKRDLVAESREVLVRALRAAHGQRLQQNLLRIHSTTDLHHHPRTEVQYPTRKDWDGRLMPDTFPAPFQVHSADYFYFGSKDASALENTRKGRQHVPWDLRSSPQQHFSQTDAWQSSPMNTSAGFLEDIFRPRVSPEEFSMDFGSSSTEIHHLFGLSPPCRAEPATHGFAKTDYTVGPFEDCFARRRLSRSQASCTQLGARQELAARYSPESFPLERETFFESQQYFPSPILFSQPLTSFHDHRYQPSYSPPSLFASLSSPKPLSFYHRKLY; from the exons ATGGCAACCTGGATATCGGGCACACATACGGCTGCTGCCGGCACAGCTGTTGCCGGCATGGCTGCAGGAGGGACGGCGCATCGACCCCGCCGCCGGCGCTCTGTGAAGCGCTGGCTCCCATGCAAGAAGCCAGTGTCATCACGGAGGCCCGCCTCACCGGCCGCCGTGGGCCTCTTCAACCGCAAGGTCAAGTCTATCGACATCGAGCAGCTGTTACTGGGGAAGAGGGAGGCCAGGGTCAAGGAGGCAAAGGCGACATCCTCGCACGTCATGACTGCTGCAAGTGGTCCCGATGAGGAAGCCGGAGCCACTGAGGAAGGATGTGACAACAACAGCCCGGCGTCAGATGTGACGCCGGACCAAAGAGAACAACAACATCCAGCAAAAAACGATTTGCGCCAGGGGCTGCCATCCTCTGCTGAATGCACGCCGCAGAGAAAGAACCCCCCTGACCCGCGCCCACCACCTAGCCCGATTCGCTGTCGGCCCGTCGTCGTGGAAACCAAGGCGGACACGCATGCCCAAAGAGAGGACACTGGCTGTAAGTCTGTCGCTGTGGTGGCACGGCACCTGTGCGAAGCCTTGCGCCTCCCCTTAATGAGGAAGAGGGATCTGGTGGCGGAGAGCAGGGAGGTGCTGGTGCGGGCTCTGCGAGCGGCGCACGGCCAGCGCTTGCAGCAGAACCTCCTCCGCATACACTCAACCACCGACCTCCACCATCATCCCAGGACAGAAGTCCAATATCCCACACGGAAAGACTGGGATGGACGCTTGATGCCAG aCACGTTCCCAGCACCATTTCAAGTCCACTCTGCGGATTACTTCTACTTCGGCAGCAAGGATGCTTCCGCTTTGGAAAACACAAGGAAGGGAAGGCAGCACGTTCCCTGGGATCTCAGGAGCTCGCCACAGCAGCACTTCAGCCAG ACCGACGCTTGGCAAAGCAGCCCCATGAACACCTCGGCAGGCTTCTTGGAGGACATCTTCAGGCCTCGCGTCTCGCCGGAGGAGTTCAGCATGGATTTCGGCTCCTCCTCGACAGAGATTCATCACTTGTTTGGCCTGTCCCCTCCCTGTCGAGCGGAACCGGCGACACACGGCTTTGCCAAAACGGACTACACTGTGGGTCCATTTGAGGACTGTTTTGCGCGGAGGAGGTTGAGTCGATCGCAGGCGAGCTGCACGCAACTTGGCGCCCGCCAGGAGCTTGCAGCCCGATATTCACCTGAGAGCTTTCCCCTCGAGCGGGAAACCTTCTTTGAAAGTCAACAGTACTTCCCAAGCCCCATTTTGTTCTCACAACCTTTAACCTCCTTCCACGACCACCGTTACCAGCCATCTTACAGTCCTCCATCTTTATTTGCATCCTTGTCAAGTCCGAAGCCCTTGTCCTTTTACCACAGGAAATTGTACTAA